Proteins encoded within one genomic window of Alphaproteobacteria bacterium:
- a CDS encoding NADH-quinone oxidoreductase subunit N, whose amino-acid sequence MLNLATLMFAPEFCLLVFAIGFLFLNVFQKKNQDSAFLPIVFLHQHLYHVLLGLILLFFTFSWITYTSHGIAFHGFLTADRLTILSKTFMLCLGIGWFGLSQSPLSRSLKRDDYVHYEYPSLFLFVLIGAYIAVSAHHFLVMYLGLEIQAIPLCTAIALRRDVDRSLEASLKYFIGTIVSSAFLLLGIGFIFGASGTLSFEEIYKTSEWIIHDPQTLLWFEIGFCLVLAGIFFKIALVPFHLWLADVYEGATLTQVSIFSSVIKVSIVILLCRLLLKPFHSLIDLWKPILMAVGMLSVVWGTLGALFQTNIRRLFAYTSVSQLGLVMVGFSTGLLSGFVAALSYLFVYTLTTVAFFFFWATLNFNDQNLETVQDIRGLYKQHPIQSFLMASLLLSLATLPPLAGFWPKLFTFFSLIENNNFWVVGTLLFFSLISCFYYLRIIKNIYLKDGQHQINSSYNWKTLWSLVPLMVLGFIGIQSLVFNLVREALKSDL is encoded by the coding sequence ATGTTGAATCTAGCTACCTTAATGTTTGCTCCAGAATTTTGTTTGCTTGTCTTTGCTATAGGCTTTCTATTCTTGAATGTATTTCAAAAGAAGAATCAAGATTCCGCTTTTTTGCCCATTGTTTTCTTACACCAGCATCTTTACCACGTGTTGCTTGGTCTCATTCTGCTTTTCTTCACCTTTTCCTGGATAACCTATACTTCTCATGGTATCGCTTTTCATGGGTTTTTAACGGCTGATAGGCTAACCATTCTATCAAAAACCTTTATGTTATGTCTGGGAATTGGGTGGTTTGGCCTTTCCCAATCTCCCCTAAGCCGATCCTTAAAACGTGATGACTATGTGCACTATGAATACCCATCTCTTTTCCTGTTTGTGCTTATCGGCGCCTATATTGCTGTTTCCGCCCATCATTTCCTTGTAATGTATTTGGGGCTGGAAATTCAAGCCATTCCATTATGCACAGCCATTGCCTTGCGTCGTGATGTGGATAGGTCCCTTGAAGCATCCTTAAAATATTTTATTGGTACAATTGTCAGCTCTGCATTTCTGTTGTTAGGAATTGGCTTTATTTTTGGGGCCAGTGGAACCCTTAGCTTTGAAGAAATTTACAAAACAAGTGAGTGGATCATCCATGATCCCCAAACACTGCTGTGGTTCGAGATAGGGTTTTGCCTAGTTTTGGCTGGTATTTTCTTTAAAATAGCTTTAGTTCCTTTTCATTTGTGGCTTGCCGATGTTTATGAAGGCGCTACCTTAACGCAGGTTTCTATCTTTTCTTCTGTCATCAAGGTGTCTATCGTTATTTTGCTTTGTCGCCTTTTGCTAAAACCCTTTCATAGTCTTATCGATTTATGGAAACCTATACTCATGGCCGTTGGCATGTTATCCGTTGTTTGGGGAACATTAGGGGCTTTGTTTCAAACAAATATTCGACGACTTTTTGCCTATACCAGCGTAAGTCAATTGGGGCTTGTTATGGTAGGATTCAGTACAGGATTGCTTTCCGGATTTGTAGCAGCCTTAAGCTATTTGTTTGTTTATACGCTGACAACCGTTGCTTTCTTCTTTTTTTGGGCTACGTTGAATTTTAACGACCAAAACCTTGAAACTGTTCAAGATATCCGAGGGCTCTATAAACAACATCCAATCCAAAGTTTTTTAATGGCAAGCCTGCTTTTATCTCTTGCTACCTTGCCTCCTTTGGCAGGTTTCTGGCCCAAACTTTTCACATTCTTTAGCTTGATTGAAAATAACAATTTCTGGGTTGTGGGAACCCTTTTGTTTTTTAGCCTGATTAGCTGTTTTTATTATTTGAGGATTATCAAAAATATTTATCTTAAAGATGGGCAACATCAAATAAATAGCTCTTATAACTGGAAAACCCTTTGGTCCTTGGTTCCTTTGATGGTTCTGGGGTTTATTGGTATTCAGAGTCTTGTTTTCAATCTGGTTCGAGAGGCTTTAAAAAGTGACTTATAA
- a CDS encoding biotin--[acetyl-CoA-carboxylase] ligase: MTYKITHLESCTSTMDAAKDWVLNNPASPQIHIIQADQQTQGRGKPGSYWSSPKGNLYVTLILPFHFSVAELSQLSFLMAVALGDILLVLNNSLPLQYKWPNDILLAGKKAGGILLEPFEQTTLIGIGLNINSFPEDLPATCLKDYGLEFSPHELIKCLMPFLTKWLDIWKKESFGVIRSAWLKRAFRLKETISVRILPTPKEGVFQDIDENGNLILIEKNGTNWRLASGDIFVNKELDQ, translated from the coding sequence GTGACTTATAAAATTACTCATCTCGAAAGCTGCACCAGCACCATGGATGCCGCAAAAGATTGGGTTTTGAATAATCCAGCATCTCCCCAAATTCACATCATTCAGGCAGATCAGCAAACTCAAGGACGCGGTAAACCGGGAAGTTATTGGAGCTCTCCAAAAGGCAATTTGTATGTCACCTTAATTTTGCCTTTTCACTTCTCTGTAGCGGAATTGAGTCAACTTTCTTTCTTGATGGCTGTTGCCCTGGGGGATATATTGCTTGTTTTGAATAATAGCCTTCCCTTACAATACAAATGGCCCAATGACATTTTATTGGCAGGGAAAAAGGCTGGCGGCATTTTGTTGGAACCCTTTGAGCAAACCACCCTAATTGGTATCGGCCTGAATATAAACTCTTTTCCTGAAGATTTGCCCGCCACCTGTTTGAAAGACTATGGGCTGGAATTTTCTCCCCATGAATTGATCAAATGCCTGATGCCCTTTCTTACAAAGTGGCTAGATATTTGGAAAAAAGAATCTTTTGGCGTTATTCGTAGCGCTTGGTTGAAACGAGCCTTTCGACTGAAAGAAACCATCTCCGTTCGTATACTACCTACCCCCAAAGAAGGGGTGTTTCAGGATATTGACGAAAATGGAAACTTGATACTTATAGAAAAAAATGGTACTAACTGGCGCTTGGCCTCGGGCGACATATTTGTAAATAAGGAATTAGATCAATGA